GAACAGTGTACCTACAGTTGGACTGGGGAAGAGTGAGAAGTGCATTTGCAAAACATTCCTGAAAATAAACATCGGCAGTTTAATAGTACAGAAGACAGCAAACAAAGCAGACTATCCAAAATCCAGAAACCCTCCCACggaccctccccactccccactccctcccaaaaacaaaaacatgttacCTCAGGTAGTATATGTCTAACACCACCTGCAGTGAGGGAAGGCAGCCAGCCCCCAAGAACCACCGAGTGCCACCTCCAGCTCTGAGGTCCTGCAACGCCGGAGCACACACTCACACAAGGCACATTCAGCAACAGGATTAAATACCAGGAAGTGGGAGGTAATGTACttttattgaaaatgaaaaaaaaaaaaagtaccatctTCAAAGAGCATCTCACAGACACTGTACAACAGGAGGAGCATTGCGGTAACATACATGGGAACATACAGAGTCGAGTTATACAAGGCTAGCCGTCTAACAGGTCATCGGGCCTCCGACTGTTGTTTTAGCTACACACAGTGGAAATACAGAATAGAACCAATATCTGTTTCCAGAGTCCGGAGTAGTACATCAAGCTGACAGCACTTAATCGATTAAGGCTCCCGAAGCTGCAGGGAGGCTGCAGTGGAGGAGATTCTCCAGGAATAAGACCTTGCTGCtaaggaaagagaattaaaaaacaaaaaaacaaaaaactaaaaactcccCAAAGAGGTAACTCTGCTTAAAATCACTGGCGCTATTGGTTCAGCAGGCTGTGATGAATGACTTCTGTTCAGGACAGAATACAAAAATCTAGGCCTCAAGGAAAAACTGGTGGGATCCTTCAGAGTCTTTTCAAGTCCTTGCAGCTAAAATCGATCTtgccaaaaatgaaagaaaacaagccacgacaaaagaaagccaaaccAATCCCCCAccctgaaggaagaaaaaaaaaattaatgagaaaccCATCCACCCAACTACCCCGGATCCTTATAGCAAAAGGTACTGTAGATGGAAGCCAGCTCTGAATGACAGACAAAAATGGAGGCCAGACACAATTGTCCTGAGGCGGCTAATACTGAATTCCAGAACCCAGACGCTCTCTGGTTAACTGgcatttctcatttttcctgaAAGGAAATTAATACCAGATGTCCACTAGATCCTAAGAGATCCCCACCAATCAGATTTCTGTCAAGTGTCGGCAAATAACCTGATCAAATAAATGAGATTTCAGATTCCAAGCACTATTGTAttccacctctcccctccctcagatTTTTAGGTTTATATCCATTGTTTGGGTCACCACTGCATACAGCTGGGTTGTTGGTTTACTAGCAAGAAGATTGGCTTCTTTTCCAGTATGCAATCCAAAATGTGGAACTGAGTCACTGAGTGGCAGGGTCAAAACCCCATTTTTCCTCACGTGAAGCAACTCAGTAAGATGGCGATGCAGTAAAGCATTTTCTCACACACCTCGGCACTGATGGAACAGTCTCCAAAGGAAGGCGTGAAAGGACAGCAGGTTGTAGTTTGGGGTTCCTTCCTTCCCATACCTTTACAGTGCCATCTTTCAGCACCGGGCAATAGCATTAGTACCTCCCGGAGGTGAGGAGCCGGGGGAAAGTCAAAGACATAATGAAGGCTGACATTATGTAAAACTTTcagagggtggggggaaagaggaaACAGCAGATTAAAGAATTTCCAACACacagggtttaaaaaaaacaaaaaaaaacaaaaaaaaacaattacatttcaAACCATTTTGCatgggataaagaaaaaaaggtttttcatgaaaaatccaaccaaaatttagttttaaaaagttacaaacttaTCATTTAAATGCAAACAAACTGGGAGGAAAACTCGAGATTGTCAGAATAGCTGTCTGGCTGTGGAAAGCATTCCCAGTGAATAAACATTACCTTACCTGAACTCTTGGCGAGAGATTCTGCCCAGCTTGACTCTCTCATTCTGACCGCAGAATACAGCCATCCTGAAAATTCTAAAGAACAGCTTCTGTCACTGGTTCCACTACAGAGAGACTCCCCCCAAATCCAGATCCTGACAGCACCAAGCAAGCTGcagctggggagaggtggggagggtgggaaacTTACCTCTCTAGAGGCTATTCACTGCCCTTTCCCCAAAAGGCCCTGGAGCAGAGTTAGCATTCACCGAGATGTAGTGCTGCAGGAGGTAGTCTTCTCTTGCAGATCTACAGGGTGGATGCTAATTCTTTACACAAAAAAATCATAGGTCAGGCCtggtctttttaaattgtttgaatCCAAGGAGGTCACAACTTTAGCAAGACCTTAGCAAGTCTGGCCACTCATGTTAGGTCAGGACCGTACCCATATACGTTCTGCTACTCCGTTAACACTACTGTGACCTTTGGACACTCTGCATAGAGCTCTGGTCCACCGGCATCACTGAAACCTTGGATCATCTCGATGTACAAACGTCCAGCCAgttaaaaaacatacacacaccttAACTTCATTGTTTCATATATTCTGCATGTGACTACCAAGGTTCAGTGAGGCCTGAGAGGAGATCAGAAATATCCCCATATGTGGGGAGTCGGTTCTTACATAGATTTCTAGAAGAACAGACTGAGCCAGTTTGAAAGTCGTGCCACATTAGAAAATGTCCAAAAATCTAAAATGGATGTTCTTCGAAAGGATTTAAATCCACAGAACAGAAGGTATGCTCATTGCTAGTACTAATCTCAAAACCAGCCTGATTCTTcaatttccaattaaaaaaaaaatttataagaactggagctccaaaaaaaaaaaaaaaaaaaaagaagtttgcttTGCTTatagttttaaatctttttatcatTTAGATAGACTATGGGTGGGACCAATGCTTTCTCAATTGTTCTAGGATGGAATCACATGAAATAACACAGGCCTTAAGTTGCTCTTCCCCAagagggtagagagaaggaaaagcgTGCTGCAGTTTTCCTATTAAAGGAAGGCTCTCAGTGTTCCCTGGCATCTAGAAGAGTTTACTAGAGTTAGCAATCCAGTATGCAGTGCCTTAAAAGAGAGATTAAGGAATATGCAGATGCTCAAGGGAGTGACTGTAGGCCCCAAACTGAACATGCATAggtagctttttttccccaaataaaaacttaaaattgcaGTAATCTATggaatttcttccctttcttcctttcttttcttttttctttctttctttctttctttctttctttttttttttttttttttttgtatggggGGGAGCCAATGAACTTCTTGCACTGGCCAAATGGAATCATGAAAGCCTGTATACTGTGCTATCCAGCTCAAGGAATTCCACAGAAGATCCAGAGCAGCCACCAGCCCTGTAGTGAAACAATGACAGAAGCTCTTCTTGGGGGAAGCTGGTCCTATGAACATGTTTGCCATTTTGGTCAATAACATAATATTCAGGTACATGGTCTCTCTTACTTAAAACTTATACAAAAGTGTGTTAGTTGGTCAATTAATATAGAAACTTAATACCAGGAAAGTAGTGTTCTCTGCTTCAGAAAAGAGatcagaacttttaaaaaggcatcaaacattaaaaaaaaaaacaaaaaacaaacaaacaacaatgacaaaaaaaaaaaaaaagacagaaaaactgcAAATTAGTTTTACCTAATCACCATGCATCTTAGGCATATACTTACCAAAACCATGAACCTCCAGCTTACCCACACACGGAAAATGCACAGTATAAGTAGCACTACTGCTCCGATGCCTCAAGGCAAATATGCAGAGAATAGATTTAATCAAAGTCTCAAGTGTAAGGAAGCACAGCAGGTGTAAGAAACAGGTGTCCAGAGAACAGCGTGAACATCACTCTCGTACCTACCCTGCTTCAGTACACACTAGGAAAAAACCATGGCTACCACCCCGACATCTACAGCACAGTTCACACCATACACCAGAACTCAACAGACTGCAGGTCAGACTCTAAAAACCTCAATGCTCCTCTAGTTTCTTCGGGCTCATTTGCCACGGAACCGCCAAACACGTGACAACCCTGCCTCCAGGCATTCGGTGTGACTCCAGCACTGGCTCAGCAACCTACACCACACAACGCCGCTCTCGCCCACTCACAGCACCGTGAGACACCATCTCCCCAAACCAAGACTGTCATTTCATGTAAACACGCGGCTAAGAAGCACAGTCCTGCACAGGGCTGGAATCGTTCATTTTCACCCGCCCCAGGAAAGCAAGCCAGGTCCAGCTCTCCTCTGGCAACATGGCCCCTCATCCTTCCAGCTGCTGACAAGCCACCATTCACTCCAGAATTGGTTGTTCCCTTTCAACAGACCTAGAGGCAACTCTAAGGCTGCTAACTAGCCCAAAGGTGAGCACAACCCCTGCAACAGAACAAGAGTGTTAGAGCTGGCCATGGCCGGGCCCCTGGAGACTGTCAGAAAGGATGGTTAGAACTTACTGGTCCACTGAAGCCAGCCAGCTGTGTGATCATCAGGCACACGATGGAGAGGATGAGCCTGGTGCGGCAGAAGATCCACACAACCCTTCGGAGGGAAGCGGCGTCTGGCCCAACTTCATTCAGCTCTTCTTGCCACAGTCTCTCTAGTCTTAACAAGGGCACATGTCCTCGTTACACATCTCCCCAGGTGAACAGACACTCCCTAGATTCCCTCCTGCCATTGCTTTTTGCCTCCAGGCTTTGATACCACTCACACGAGCCTCTCCTTTAAACTGTGTACACGGACTTCAccttctgggaaaaaaataccCTTCCTGGGTAACTATATATTTACCCTGTATAGGGAGCCCCTCATGACATAGAAAATAATGAGAACAAaagtccttccttcccccccGAAAAATTAGCCCTGAACAGAATTTGCTCATGGCTAAGAGCTCCTTCCTCAAGGGTCCCCAACCCTTTCTGAAGAGTCCTGTAGTCAAATGTAAAGTTGTAAGCTAGATTTTAATCATGATAATCAGCTACCACAAAAATGTATTCTGTCACAAGGCAGCAACATAATTTCCCTGTCGACTCAGGAAGAGAAgcggggctgagagagagagagaaagcccgtGGTTAAAACAGGATTAAAGGTGAAATAGGAGAtaaagcagaagagcaaagagaaagtCATCCCCAGGCTACCCTCCCTCCAGAGGACAGCTCAGATCCTAAATGAACAGAGAGCTGAGGGCGTCACACTGCCGGACCCACCCTCCTAGCTCAGGCCCTACGCACCCAGATGTGGGAGACCAGGGTGGACCAGAGACGCCTACCTTCTGCAGTTCACATCGGAAGACTCGTGTTTGGACAAAGACCACACGTCCTCCATTGAGAGCTCTCCCTTCCTGTGGGCCACACGGGCCAGAGGAGAAAGCCAAGAAAAAGTCATGCAGGAGAAGAGCCCAGCATTGTCCACTGGGTGCTGGTGTCTAAGGAGAGAAAACCCAAAGCACAAAATTGTCAGTGCACACAGACAGGCTAGCCAGCATTTATAATACGCTGTTTAGCAAACAGTTCCTGACTATAAATGGGTCTTCCCAAATGGTCTGATCTTAGCCCgaattttcaaaaatgcttttgGTGCTTCACAGACAAGTCATTAACTGGCAGAGCCTCTTACTTGGAAGTGGTCCGGATGGGCTTCAGAACACTTAAGCTGTGATGGTACTTTCCCTTGGGATGTTCCTCATCCAGGATTCTGAGCTGAGAATGCATGGAGGCATCCAGGGAAAGACCCTCAGCTCGGGCTGCTGTTTCCAAGGCATCTTGGCATTCCAACTGTTTTAACAGATAGAGAAGGCAGGGGCACAGTTAATGAACCTTACAAAAACAGAGGGGCAAATCGACCTGACATAGTAGCTCAAACTGCAAACCAGATTCGTCTTACCTGAGAAATCCCAAGACTCGGGGTTAAAACTAACTTGTATGATAAGAACTTGCTGAGGAACATTAAACCAGTTACACAGAACTTCCAAACTCTTGAGCACTTTTAGGTTCAGAAAAATTGAGCGAAACgtacagagagttcccacatACCTCCTCatctccccacctcttccccatCTGTTTCCTCCACTAGTAACATCCTTCCATTAGGgtggtacatttattaaaattgatgAACCAATACTGATACGTTACTATTGACTAAAATCCACCATTTACATTAAGATTCACTCTTTGTgctatatattctaaaatttatatatattttaaagtgtattgtatttacttttgagagagagagcatgagcaggggagaggagcagagagggagagagagactcccaatcaggctccatgcccggcgcagagtctgatgcagggctcgatctcggggatcacgacctgagccaaaaccaagagtcggaagcttagctgactgagccatccaggtgcccctaaaacttatatttttatcaccaaaatgttttatctttcattttccaatGTGGACTGAGAGTCAGTTATTTCACTACTAACTGCAAATTCTGTCACCCATTTTCCATGACAAGAACTTCACAATCATCCCCAATTAAACAGCCCTTGTCACACAGAAAAGCCAGTATGTACACGTGTCTCCCCCCTTTCTCCTTTATCAGCAGCAGGGAGAGCAGAATAGGGGCTCTCACCTGGCTGCACAGCTAAGAGCTCCAAAACCCAGATCTGCAGCATGAAGCTGAGGGTCCCATGAGTTGAAATACAAAGTTACCCAACCATATTTACCACAAAGCTTTTATAAATACCACTTAATCACATTAACAGAAATGCATGTAATTCAAAGTCTAACTGAGGCAGAAGACGGTGGGCCAAGAATTTGAACACCTGTATCCTTGTCTAGTCTAAAAGTAATTAAAAGCTGACACTTTCCTATTGCATAAGAGAGGTGTTATTTTCCTCAGATATGGATTATAAGCACATCATCCTTTTCTCACACTGTCACAAATATTTCCAGTAATGGTTATGAAACAGCAAGAAAGAATAGATCCCCAAATCAAGAAAAGTTAAGTAGTGCAGCACCTAACACACCGTCT
The DNA window shown above is from Neofelis nebulosa isolate mNeoNeb1 chromosome 5, mNeoNeb1.pri, whole genome shotgun sequence and carries:
- the ABCC5 gene encoding ATP-binding cassette sub-family C member 5 isoform X5, which encodes MPRNSQVKPKVCEPWHLYSEKMKDIDIGKEYIIPSPGYRNVRERTSTSGQHRDREDSKYKRNRPLECQDALETAARAEGLSLDASMHSQLRILDEEHPKGKYHHSLSVLKPIRTTSKHQHPVDNAGLFSCMTFSWLSPLARVAHRKGELSMEDVWSLSKHESSDVNCRRLERLWQEELNEVGPDAASLRRVVWIFCRTRLILSIVCLMITQLAGFSGPNFQDGCILRSE